ACATCCTCCACCCCCCGAGGCCCCGAGGAAGTCCAGGATCAAGAGGTCAAAGCCCTCCTGGAGGAGCGCGCGACGCGCCTGCGTGGACGCGCCGATGGCACCGCCGACGAGACGGTGCTCATGGTGGCCGAGTTCCCCCTGGGCGAGGAGCGGTACGCCATTCCGCTGGAGTCCCTGCGCGCGGCGCTGCCGCTGCGCCTGGTGACGCCGGTGCCCCTGTCCATGCCGCACGTCATCGGCGTGCTGCGCTACCAGGGCCAGGTGCTCGCCGCGCTCAGCCTCGCGGCGCTCATGGGCGGCCACGGCTGGCGGCAGGATCCCGCCGTGCTGCTCGTGCTGGACCGCGGTGACGGGGAGCTGTGCGCCCTGGACTGCGAAGCCATTCCGCGCCCGCTCAGCCTGCCCACCGCGGCGGTGGAGGCGGCGCGCACGCAGGCGGAGGGTGCCGTGGTCGAGGTCCCTCTGAAGAACAACCGTCAGATCATCCACCTCATCGACCTGCCGCGCCTCTTCGCGCGCGGCGCCGGGGCTCGCAATGCCGGTTGACCCCATGCTGCAGAGCCTCGTGGCGGGCTTCTCGTCCGAGGCGCAGGAAGTCTGTCAGAAGGTCACCCTGGACCTGCTCGAGTTGGAGCGGGAGGGGATCGACAACGAGGCGCTGAGCAAGGTGTACACCCGCCTGGCGCGGCACCTTCACACCCTGAAGGGCAGTGCGGCCAGCCTCGGGTTGCAGGACCTGAGCTCCATCGCCCACAAGCTGGAGGATGCCCTCGCGCCGCTGCGCAAGGACATCCAGCCCATGCCGCGGTCCATGGTGGACATGCTGCTGCACGGGTTGGACCTCTTCCTGCTGCGCGCGCAGGCGCACGCGGACGGGCGCGGAGACGCGCTGCCGGATCCGACGGACGCCCTGGCCCAGCTCGTGGCGGAGGCGCCACCCCCGGAGGCGGCCGCCGGCAGGGTCGCCGCCGAGGTCGAGGCCGAGTCGGAGCAGGCGCCGGCGAAGGCCGCCCCCGCGAGGGCCGCCCCCGCCCCGGCCGCGGCGGCCCCCGCGTTGTCCATGGCGGACGACTCCGAGTCGATCGACGCCGGCTGGCGCGTGGCCGCGCACCAGGTGACGGCGCTGATGCGCGAGGTGGAGCGCCTGCGCGAGTTCCGCATGCGCCTGGAGGACCGCCTCCGGGACATCTCCAAGGCCGTGGAGCTGCTGGCCGTGCGCGAGCTGATGGCCCCGACGGCCCGGGCGCGCGCGGTGCTGGCGGCGGTGACGG
This is a stretch of genomic DNA from Archangium violaceum. It encodes these proteins:
- a CDS encoding chemotaxis protein CheW; its protein translation is MTSSTPRGPEEVQDQEVKALLEERATRLRGRADGTADETVLMVAEFPLGEERYAIPLESLRAALPLRLVTPVPLSMPHVIGVLRYQGQVLAALSLAALMGGHGWRQDPAVLLVLDRGDGELCALDCEAIPRPLSLPTAAVEAARTQAEGAVVEVPLKNNRQIIHLIDLPRLFARGAGARNAG